The nucleotide sequence CACCAGGGTTTTGCATGTGGAGCTAAATGGCAGGTGCTACTCTGGGGAACTTGCCCTTCTCCCATCTTGTCTGGTCCCTGCCTGCCActggaaagagaaacaagaaggcTCTGAAATACCAACTCGAGGGAGTAACTGTTCTGACACCGGACACCCGCATTGTTTTTGAGCTGCCCTCACTTCTCTCCCTCTGCATGTTGAAGAACAGCAAGTTTTGAAGAACAGCCCTTGTGAGTTGACTCTTCACTCTCCATGGAATGCAGATGCCAGGTGAAAACGAATCAAAAAGGGCAGCAAGCACAGTGCTTCAAGCCCAGCTCTCCAGCAGTCTCCTCCGTGCCAGCTCCGAAGCTTTGGCATCTCCTCTCTTCCTATGTTTCTGTGCCAGGAGAAAGCAGCCCACCACCTGATCACGGAGGAAAGGAATGCATAGGGCTCAGGCAGTCCCACTGCCAGCAAGACAGCTTGTGCCCCGCGGGGGGTCGGGAGGGGGGCTTGGAGATCATCTGGGGATTTCAGGAAAGAACATTCTCCAGGCGCTTGTGCGACACTGGACGAGCACAGCCACAGTGGGGTGAGTGTCCAGGAGCCCCACACTAGATGCCCACCAGCACCCCAGATAGCTGCTGGTTACTCTGGGAAATTCAACTCTCCCTTATCAAAGACTGGGAGACTTTTTcacaaagagaagaggaaaaatcaCCCCAGCTCCTTGGTGCTTACCCATCAagggcagagaaaagagaataaacagAACAGGTTTTAGTCACAGCTGACTCCTGGGTGGAAGCCCCAGGTTTAGCCCCAGGGGTTTTTACCCAGCTCCGCATCAGAACATGAAGCTTGAGCCCATGCCCGCGGGTATCCGTGCAAGGAACGGGCACAGCTCCCGATAGCATCCCCTGCACTGGAAGATGCTTTCTGGGAGCCCCCTCGCTGTTGGTATTTGGCATGTCTTGAAAAGGTTGGGACAGTGGTCCCCGGGGCTCGGATGTTTGGTTGTTTCCAGCTCCCCAGAGCTGTAGATAGAAACTCTACGTTTTGGTAACAGCTTTACGAGATAAAAATTCACATACAATTAAAAGTCTGCACTTCAGTGGTTTCAGCCTATTCACAGAGTAATGCAGCCACCACCACAGTCAATCTTGGAACATTTTCTTCACCCTAAAGGAAACTGTGTACCCATCAGCAATCactccccttcttccctcagcccctggaaaccacaaaCCTTTGTGAGTGTAGAGATTTGCCAAttcatttcatacaaatggaaacttGTGGCAAAGGCAGATTCAGAGATTCACAGGGGAGGCCCCACAACCCGCAACCCCCGATCCTCCAATATCAGggatttttttctgatgagacTTAGTGACAGCAGAGGGGATGGCCTTTCTCTGCTGTCCCTCAAAGATGAACTTGGAATATGAAGTATTTATTAAAGGTTGTTGCTGCTGTTTGGATCAAATTTCTGCATGTTTGACAAAGAATCTCTTCATGGCTTCACTCTTGAGCATTGTCGCAAAATTAGAATGCTTGTAAaacttctgcccatttttattttccaggtaTCAGAAGGTCAGGAAATTTGTGTAATCGAAGCCATGAAAATGCAGAACAGTATGACAGCGGGGAAAACCGGCAAGGTATGTCCCCAAGTTCTCGCCAGCCCACGCCGAATCTGTGACAGGAAGCAGAACTTCCACTTTTGAATCTTGGGTGGTTAGGCCTGAAAGGGACCCTAGAGGTGATCCCTTCCCACCTGTCCCTCCTGCAGACGAGGACACAAGATTGGGAGCTCATTTCACCCTGTAATGCTGCGTCCCTGCCTCCTGGAGAGAAGGCCTTGCAGGAGTGGATGATGTTCAGGTAGCCAGAGAACAATTGTTCTTCACCCTAATGTCTTTCAAATTAAAGggtctttcatttttaatgtttacatcTGTCTTAGAGGCACTTAGTTATCTGAGACTTAGGTGACACAGCAGGAAATGGTTTTAGAGattgcaaaaattaatgtaactcTTCAAGATAATTTCTCCACAAAGAGAACAATTCAATTTTAGATCAGGAGGAGCTGAAAGCCCCATGTACACATCTGGGACTTAACGATttagggagaaaagaggaaaagatgtATTAGTactaaaatttactaaaatttcttCAATGTATTTTCTCCTTGAAGAAAATAGCAAAGTCATTTAAAACAGTAGCTTCACTATTCATTCTGTGACTAAAGACACCATTCACAATAGAATGATCCTTTTCTAAAGGACGATTTGATAAGTGTGGAGTGAAGTGGGGTGAGGACAGTGGCATAGGCTGACGTCATGCGCTGTGAACACCTGGAAAGTGAGATCATACCTTGGGGACATTGGGTGCCCTGGCAGAGAGGTATTGTCAGCTCATAATGTAGTTTGCATCAGAGAGACACAGGCTCCGTCTGTCACcccaaaccaaaatgaaattGATGTTCAGAAAACAGGCCAAGTGGGACGCTCCGTCTGGTCccagctgggagtggggaggcccAGCGCATGGCCGGTGGGCTTTGATCTGCCTGGCTGGCCAGGCTGGAAGACGGCTGTGACCAGTCTTCGTGGGGTTTGGGGAGGAGAATGATACGATTTGCGGATTTTTAAGAATCATGCTTTCTACGtctgattactttttaaaaagtaaacaaaaaaatattggTTTCTACCCTTGTAAAAATTGTTATATTTGTTAGGATTATTTAACATTGGTGCTATATCAGCATCATGAAATTTCCATCCATGATGAGAACTTGGTCTCATTTTGGGGCTGCAGAATATACATCAGATGTGAGCCAGGGGCCCGTGTTGCTAGATTGAGGTACTAACACAAAAATGAAGTTggggggtgaccggttagctcagttggttagagcgtggtgctgataacaccaggtTGCcgatttgatccccacatgggccactgtgagctgcaccctcctttcaaagaataaaaaaaaaaaaagaacttggtcATAGCTCCCTAAAGGAGCAGAGGGCCCATGTCTGTCAGTGTGATTTATGTCCTCGTGGCCTGGGTCTGTCTCATGGTGAAGGCTTAGCTGCTCCCTGGTCATCAGGAGCCCAGAGCTGCTTTCAGGGTGTTGATGGGCTCCGGGAGAATTTGCACTGTGGCCTGACCTAGTAGCTGGAGTCCTTCCTGCCTGTACCATTTCCTCCTACCCCCCAGCAGGGCACACCGGGAGTGGCCAGAGCCCTAGCCCAGAGGAGCGGGCCCTGGGGAGCCAAGGGGGCTGGCAGTTCTTACCTGGAAGGACCGGATTTTCCTCCCAGACAAAAGGCACACAAGGGAAGCAGATCCTCCGCTCTAGTAACTGCAGTACCATGAAAACTATATCCTACACAAATATTGGGCTTCAGACCATGAAAAGCAGCCACTTCAGTGCACATAGCACCTGATGAACAAGGCCTGGGAAGTAGCCATGGCACAGCCTGAAAGAGCCTGGGCTGGAATCCAAGGGAAGAAGGCCCTCGTGCCCTCTGGCTCATAGCGGCCAGGGCACAGAACCCAAGTCGCCGGCACTGTTCCCAATCACCACCTACTAGTTTTAACCCATTGTTCATTTTGACTCCCACGCAGTCAAAGAAGTCCAATGGCTGTCTCTTCCCTACTCCAAACCCCTGCCTGCTCATTTTAAATCTGAACACAATTTGGGAAGCAAAACGTGACTAAAACTGGGAGGAATGAGTAGGCTGACGGCACAGTAGCAAGGTGGCAGGAGCTCAGTGCCTGTTCTACATCCCGCCACAAAGTACGGTCCGTGCAGCCGCCCGTCTTCTGAGGATTTCATTTCCCTTCAGAAGGACGTTTACATCAGGCTAGAGAGTTTTTCTGTTAATTAGTACCTGGGTTGACGCTTgtgtaattgttttgtttttaaaactaaactacaCCATGAACTCTCATAATATTTGTACAGCCTGGAACTGTGGCGAGACTGGGAGGGCTGGGCATTCAAGAGCTTATCCAGCATCAACACTTCTGGCTTCTCGGTGCTGCCCAGACCCCTGAGTGCACCCAGTGCAAGGGCCAGCCAGCAAACAGCAGCAGAAACCCCCGTGCACCAGCGACTTGTAGGACAGACAAGGACGGGAGAGCCAGAGAGGGGAAGGTGGCGAGTCACAGCCCTCAGAGGACGTCCCCTCGCATGAGGGCCCCTCTGACTGCGCGAGCTGGGTTTTCTACCTGTGCTCCAAAGCCTGCCAGGCTGTCTCTTCACTTCCAGAAACGGATGACGAGATCGCTCCCTCCTGGTCTAGTTAATaattcttcccccttccccccttttttttttaaattcaaggtGAAATCGGTGCACTGTAAAGCTGGGGACACAGTTGGAGAAGGAGACCTGCTCGTGGAACTGCAGTGAAGTATTTATAGCCTTTCAGTCATCACCCAATTTAATTAGCCATTCGTATTATTATTCTTTCACACTCAATTGATTCAAGCATTTTGCAGGAACACCCCTGTGCAGCAGATTTTACATGGTCATATTTATTCCACATATAGTCAAAACCAACATTCTGCCAAAAAAACCAATggaaatttttattgatataaataattgTACATATGATTTGTACTTCTGCTGTGAGATTTCCTAGTgtcaaaattaaatcaataaaactgaGTATTTGTCTAAATATTAGTTTGCCCTTTTTTTGAATGAAGACAATGTACACAAGAGGCTACAGGCTGTGCCAGTAGACTTTAAATACTAGCATTTCATtgtgatccttttaaaaattcatctaaaTCCCAGGTTTTGCCTTCAGTTTCATTAAACTAGCATTTGCCACCTTATAATCTGATTACCTACTTCATCCCGATTGAGGACCTAACTATTGTTTGTGGTTATTTGTAACTTCTTAAGCCCGGTGGGCACTGGTGATGATTCTGGAACTCCCCCGTGGGGCTCTGATGGGTGAGTGCTGGATCTGCCTGTCCCTGGGGCATCACCATACGGACTCCTGACTCACACGGCCCCCGCTTCCCCATCCCACAGGCTCTGCTCGGGCGCCTTCGGCCCAACTGCAGTGGGTGGGGTTGCCATGAGCTCATCAGCTGATACCCATCCTGGCCTTTTCGTGTTTCTGGGAAGCAAATTCCGAATTAAGAAAAAAGGGCTAAAAATAATGCTCATGTTGTTTGTGCCAGATGCAGCTAGCGCTCATAGTCTACCATTAAGGTGAAGAGTAAGTGAGCTCTCCCAACGGAGGACGGGGTTGCAGAGGCTCAGCAGCTGCGTTTGCACTGGTTCTGAAACCCTGGAATCCATTTCCTACGTGCTGGTGAGTAAGCGGGCAGACTCGTGCGCTGACTGGAACCTGTGCTGGCGGATCGGACGGAGGTGGGCAGTGACGAGCACCTCGGCCGTGCTGAAATTATTGTAAGTGCTGTGTGTATTTGGAAGCTGAGCTTTCTGTCAGGCCTGAAGAACAAATTACTAATATGTTGGTTCTTCTCCGAAAGGCCCACCCCCAAATGCCGCTCCTGTGGGGGGCGCAGGCAcggtgcctgttgggctctgggcTTGTGAGTTTCCATCTGAAACCAGCAAGTGGGTGCTTGTTATTTTGCTAGATTAGAATGAAAAGAACCTTCTACCAAATTAAGCAGGCCCAAAAAAAGGAGCAAAGCTAGCACCAACACTTTTATATTTGATTTCCTAAAACatctagtttaattttaaatgatcatcTTTAATAATCTCTTCTTTAATAAGTTTGATATGAAAAGTGTGAAGAATGATGTTATTTATATCCCAACACTACTCTAAAATACAGCATTTGTCTTGAGGTTTTGAAAATCACACTGAGCCATCCCAGATcagcttaaaacattttttccttggTGCTACAGGTCAGAATCAATACAGAAGGGCTGCTCAAATCTAGCTGCAACACAAAGTCTTTACATTCACTTTAAAGGTTACCTTCAGattaaagcaaagcaaaaagaaaaccagaaagaaaaatatgataacATAAGAGTTCCTGAAATGTCATTTAGGGGAattaaaaatcctaaattttTCTTATCCAGTACATTCACGCCCACGATGCTCTTTAAGCAGCGAACAATAAAGCAGTATCGGATAGACAGATTTCAGGGCACAATCTTCTTATCAGTATGtcaaaataatttgggaaatCGGCGGCCACTACaaaagagatgatttttttccccacagactGAGTTTTACAAACAATTGTTTCAAAGGGCATTACTACGTTTTTGTATTCAGTGAGTGCAGACCAAGCTGAGGTAATCTCATAATCATCAGGGCGCTATCTGTCCTCTGGCTGGTGAGCATTCCTCCCCTTTATCTGTTTTCCCGTGGATTATAGCGAAGCCCGTGCTGCCCCAAAGAGTCGTAATTGTGGTGGTACGGGAGGTGGACCCACTCCGGCGGGTAGGTGGCCGTGCTGTACACGAAGCACTGCAGCGTCCTGTCAGCAGCTGGAGGCCCCTGGGGGGCGCTGCGCGCGCCTTCCCACTCAAGGACCTCAACCCTCACCCAGGTGCGCTGGTACATGGTGGGGCAGTCTTCGAACTCATCGAGGAAGCGCAGCATCCGCTCGTCCACAGTGTAGATCTCGCCCACCACACAGTGGCCCTGCCCTGGGAGGTTCAGCAGATGTGGAATGTTGTGTTCTCCGGCGATCACCAGCGGGTAAGGCTCCACCGTGTGGCCCTGGCCCTGGAAGGTCGCGCAGCCATTAGTATTGTCCAGCAGGACCTTGTGGTTGGGCTGGCCTCGCTTCAGGGTCCCGTACACAAACACGTGGGCCATGCGGGCCAGAGACACtgcaaaagagaaaggaagccgACTGGTGGGTATTACACGCCGCAGAGCAACGGAGAGAGCTTTCGCTCTCCAGGGGGGTGGGCAACCTTGTCTgggaagggccagatagtaaaggTTTCAGGTTTGCTTGCAAGCCgctgctcccagcccccagcacaaCCCTGACCGTTGTGTGGTGGGCTCTGAGGTTCCAGGAAACACCACCTACCCTTTATAGTTACTTTTCCGAGAAAAGGCATTCATTTTGAGAACATACGTACTTGCCATTTGAGACAGCCTGTCTTGGGATCAAATCCTGCACAACTGCtgtttttttagagcagttagttttcaatctttttaaaaggaCTTTAAATATTACACAATACTTactatagaaaaaatagaaataataagcaaatataaataatgtattgtgtgtgtgtagccCAAATAGTCACCTGTAATGGGCTACAAGAACCTAATTCAGGTTTCAGTTCTAAATTTACATTCTAGTCTTGGCAGTATGACCCAGCCAAGTTTTAACAATTCCACCTTTCGGTGTTCCTTTTTCAAGGTCCTAGAGGGTAATGATGCTTCCTTATGACTCACTGTGACTCATCACAGTGACCTTGGCTCCAGTATGAAGGTAAACATTTATTGCTTGCCTGGGTCTGGGCCATAGATTGTTATGTAATCGACAAAAGTGATTTGTGTAAAAGTGACtcaaacagaaatggaaatgaaagtcGAACAGGGGTGGGCCCTGTTCAAAGCCTGGCATTTCACTGCCCTACTTGCCCGATGCTGTGTAATGACGGCAGGCTTCTTCAAGATAGGCGTTGGAAACGAGACACCCTgtgcaggaaaacaaaagatgtgTCCATCTGCTAGCAGCAACCAGAAGAAACACCTAGAGGATGACACCCCCTGGACACCAATCACATGGCCAGTGGCCCTTGAAGAAGTCACACTTAATTCACAGgtctttcactttcttctcaGCAAACAAAGGCTGGTCTGGGGGTCTCAGCCTTGCCCCACCTCCTCAGGGCATCTGGGGAGGGTGAGTGGTCCCAACAGACCAACACATCTGACCACTTGTGCCCATCTCTTCCTCTCCACTGCCTTGGTCTCCATCACCAGCATGTGGAATGTTTGAGCATTCCATGGGTTTCAGGCTAATTGCACTTGAAGAGCTTGGCCCTGGGAAAAACACAAGGCTGGCCGGGCACATGCAGTCTGAGCATCTGACAACACTGAGACTCCTTGAGCTGGGCAGGGATGGGATGGGAACTCATTAGAGTTGTGGGACTTGAAGGGGAGGCACGCCTCATGTATGAAAGTCAAGGTGTCAATCAAGAAGAGCCCAGAattggaggagagaggaggaagaagcgGGAGCTTTGGAGCTGCCGGTGGCAGAACTGCTGCTGGGGGATCAGAAGGAGGGCGCTGCGTGCCTGGGAGGATGCAGAGACCTGAGCGAAAAGACAGACAGGTCAGGAGAGAACCTGGGGCCTGCCCACAGAGAGTAACAAGGGCAGTGCGACTGTTTACAGAGGTGGGCTGGGGAGAGATGCAGAAAAATGAGCGCCAAGACGACAATGGTGGATTTGGATCAGACTGTGCGGCAGCCCTGGAGACCAGACATTTGGAAAGAGCTGTCCCCAACTTCTGTCTCCCACACTTGCATCCTGTCTTCTAGAACGATCTATCAACAACTCCAGGTTGTACCCAGGATCTGCAGTTTCTCACCCCCTTGTCTATCACCCTCACCCAAGGGCTGTCCCCCAGTCCCCTAATGCGGCTGCTCTGTTTCCTCGAGCCTCTTCCCATCGCAGCCCCCAGAGGGTCCTGGTCAATCTCGGCTGCAAACTCCATGCCTCCCTTTTGGTGCCAGCTGGCCCGTCGCCTCATCTCCCTCCTGCACCCTTGGAGGAACCCTGCGGACGCctgcccaccccagggcctttgcagtCACTGTTCCTCCCTCACCCGGCTCCTGCCCCTTTACAGAGCGGCTGGCCTGAAGCAGCACCCTCCCAGTCCCTCGGTCCTTTTACGTCGCCCCGATTTACTCTCTTGACGGTAGGTGTTCCCAGATCACTGCTTGCTTTGTTCGCTACCAGAATGTGAAGAGCTGGAAGAGAACTGGAAACCATCTCGTCCTATGGGGCCAAGTCTCCGGCTGGCGAGGACAGAGGCTGCACAGGGGGGCAAAGCCAGTCAAACGAGACCCGCGCCCATCACTGGTGTCCTACCGTTTCCCCTCTTTGGTTAAGTTTTAACATTTTCCATAATGTAAAAGGCAAATAActttacaagaaaaaagaaatttcctaCCCTTTCCCACTCCCTTGTGGTAACACTTTTAAGCCTTTTAACGGTTGCATTTGGTATTGATGTCCATACTGTTGGTTACTTCACTGCTTACTTCttgatgttttaaattatgtCTCCCCTTTGTACCCCAACGCAGGTGAGCATAGTGGTTTACAGCACAGACTTCAGAACCAACTCACCTGCGTTGAAATCCCGGCTCTACCAGTTTTTAACTGTGACTTGAGGCAAACCACTTGAGCTCTCTGTGCCTCGGCTTTCTCAACTGTAAAAGGAATAATGGCTCCCTGCCTGGGAGGACTGTTGTGGTAGCCGCATGAGTTAACACACACGGACACGCCTGCACATCCGGTAAGCCTGCATTCCATGTTCGCGGGGTTACTGATGCTAGAGAAGCTCTATACCCACGCCCCAAACACATGCGTACTCGTTCTGCCCCACATTCCTGCAACAGACTCACATCCCAATTTTGGTCAAATCCATATTCAGCATTAGAAC is from Rhinolophus sinicus isolate RSC01 linkage group LG04, ASM3656204v1, whole genome shotgun sequence and encodes:
- the GGACT gene encoding gamma-glutamylaminecyclotransferase isoform X2; this encodes MAHVFVYGTLKRGQPNHKVLLDNTNGCATFQGQGHTVEPYPLVIAGEHNIPHLLNLPGQGHCVVGEIYTVDERMLRFLDEFEDCPTMYQRTWVRVEVLEWEGARSAPQGPPAADRTLQCFVYSTATYPPEWVHLPYHHNYDSLGQHGLRYNPRENR
- the GGACT gene encoding gamma-glutamylaminecyclotransferase isoform X1, producing the protein MAGSYVSLARMAHVFVYGTLKRGQPNHKVLLDNTNGCATFQGQGHTVEPYPLVIAGEHNIPHLLNLPGQGHCVVGEIYTVDERMLRFLDEFEDCPTMYQRTWVRVEVLEWEGARSAPQGPPAADRTLQCFVYSTATYPPEWVHLPYHHNYDSLGQHGLRYNPRENR